The genomic window GGCGCCGACATCGATGAAGGGAATCGGTTGTGGGTCGATGCGGGCGTGCTGATTCATCGGTCTCACATTGATATTTGAAAGCTATCAGCCGGCGGCGCGGAGCGTCCGCTGCGGCACGACATTCGATTGCTGGCGGCCTTCGAGGCAGCGCATGGCGATGCCAAGACTGGTGACGCCCTGCTCGCCGGTCACCGGCGGGGTTTTGCCTTCACGCACGGCTTTCACGAATCCCATCAATTCCGCGCGCAACGGCTCGTCGTGGCCGACCGAGAGATGGCGCATCGAATAGCTGCCGTCGGGCTGAAAACCGAAGCATTCCGTCACCTGCCGGGTGAGCAGATCGCCGATCAGATATTTCTTGCGGGTCGCAACATGGACGGTGCGCGCCTTGAACGGCGTCAGCCAGTTGGTGTTGATATGCGCGAGCACGCCGGAGGCGGTGCGGAATTGCAGCAGCGCGATATCCTCGCGCTCGGCGACCGCGCTCGAGACCTGCGGCTGCACGTCGACGATGTCGGAATCGGTGAAATACTGAATGAGATCGATGTCGTGCACGGCGAGATCGATCACCACGCCGACATTCGACATGCGCGGCGGGAACGGACCGACGCGGGTGATGGCGACGGAGAGAATTTCCTCTTTGGTGAGCGCATCCTTGATCGCCTTGACGGCGGGATTGAAGCGCTCGACATGGCCGACCATCAGCGTGACGCCGGCCTTGCGTGCGGCGGTGATGATTTCCCGACCCTCGTCGACATTGGAGGCAATCGGCTTTTCCACCAGCACATGCAGGCCGCGGGCGATGCATTTCAGCGCCATCTGGTGGTGCAGATGCGTGGGTGCCGCGATGGTGACGGCGTCGATGTCGAGGCCAAGCAATTCGTCGGCGCTCTCGACCGCCGGCGTGCCGAGCACGCGCGTGACGAGATCGCGCTGCGCCTGGACGGGATCGGCCACCGCCACGAGCTGCACGTCCGGCAGACCCGCGAAGACCCGGGCGTGGTTTGCCCCCATGATGCCGACGCCGATGACGCCGACGCGCAGCGGCCGCCCCGGGCCGCCTTTAGGCTGTGAAGTCATAAGTAAAACTACCCCCGATACCCCGGCCAGGAACCCCGCCGTTCCCTAGCATGGCTAATGGATGGTGGCGACGTGTCCGGAATACGGTCCGGACACGTTTTCATTCAAAGCGTTACAGCGGTAGCCCGCAGGCTGGAACGGCTCCAGCCTATTCCGCGGCCCGCACGGCCCCCGGCAGATCGAGGGTCAGCCCGGCCGCCAGAGCGTCCTCCCGGAACGCCTTCACCGCATCGAGGGTAAGGTCGGCCCCGGTCTTGGTCCCGAGGGCCGGGAGCTTCTTGAGCACATCGGCGGGGGCGGTGATGATATGGCAGCCCATCCGATCGGCCTCGACCACGTTGTAGACCTCGCGCGTCGAGGCCCAGATCACCTCGACATTGGCGGTCTTGCGGGCGCGGGTGACGGTGTCGGTGACCAGCGGCTGATAGTCGATGCCAAGATCGGCGAGCCGGCCGGCGAAAACCGACACGCAAGCCTGCGCCCCGCCCGAGAGTGCCTCCACCCCGCGATGGGCATCGTCGGCGGTGAAGATCGCCGTGAGGTTGATCTTCACCCCGTCCTGCGACAGCGAACGGACCGCATCGAACAAGGGCTCCTTGCGGGTGGTCATGACCGGCAATTTCACGAAGACGTTGGGGCCCCAGGTGGTGATCACCCGCGCCTGCGCCACCATCTCCGGGATGTCGTCGGAGAACACTTCAAAGGAAATATGCCGGTCGGGCACCGCGGCCACCACCTCGCGCGCATAGGCCTCATAGTCCTTCACGCCCGCCTTTTTCAGCAGCGAGGGATTGGTGGTGAAGCCGGCGATCCATTTATTCTTCGCCATCTCGACGATCTGCGCCTTGTCGGCGCCGTCGGTGAAAAGTTTGACCTTCAGGGTGTCGAGCGTGATCGCCATGGTCCTTAGTTCCATCGTCTTATGTTGCCGCAGCCCGCGGATATTCCGGACGGTTCAAGCGGGAGTTTAGGTCTGAATGAAGGCGGAACCAAGCGGTTCTCACCGATGCTAGGACCGGCGATAGTCATCCTCGATGCGGATGATGTCATCCTCGCCAAGATAGCTGCCGGTCTGTACCTCGATCAGTTCGAGGTCAATCTTGCCGGGATTTTCCAGCCGGTGCGGCGTGCCGATCGGGATATAGATCGACTCGTTCTCGTGCAGCGTCTTGACCTGATCGCCGATGGTGACCCTGGCGGTGCCACGCACCACCACCCAATGCTCGGCGCGGTGGTTGTGATATTGCAGCGAGAGCCGCCCACCCTTCTTCACCACAATGCGCTTGACCTGGTAGCGGCCGCCAATGTCGAGCGACTGATAATTGCCCCAGGGCCGGTGCATGCGGATATGGTCGACGGTGACGCTCGGCGCGACTTCCTTCAGCTTTTGCACGAGCTTCTTCATCTCGGCGGTGTGTTCGCTATTGGCGATGAGCACCGCGTCCTCGCTGGCGACGACCACGAGATTCTCCGCCCCGAACAGCGCGACCAGCGGTTTTTCGGAGGAGACGTATGAGTTGCGGCTGTCGACGAAGACCGCCGGGCCCTGCGACGCATTGCCGAGCGCATCTTTCTGCGACAGTTCCCAGACCGCGTGCCAGGAGCCGACATCCGACCAGCCATAGGAGACCGGCACCACGGCGGCACGTTTCGTTTTTTCCATCACCGCATAGTCAATGGAGGTGGCCTTGGCGCCGCTGAAGGCGGCGGTGTTCAGCGTGACGAAGCCAAGATCGGAGCCGGCCTCGCGCACCGCGGTCTCAACGGCGGCGACGGATTCGGCATCGACATTGCGATATTCGTCGAGCAGCATTGAAGCGCGAAAGACGAAATTGCCGGAATTCCAAAGATAGCCTTGCCCGATGTAAGTCTCGGCGGTTGTCAGATCAGGCTTCTCAACGAAGGTCTCGACGGCAAAAACATCCTCGGCAATGGCAGAGCCAGGACGGATATAGCCATATTCGGTCGCCGGACGATCAGGGCGGGCGCCGAAGGTGACAATATATCCCGCCGCCGCGGACTGCGCAGCAGTCCGGCAGGCGGCAACGAAGGCGGAAGCGTCAGAGACGATATGATCGGCGGCAAGCGCCATCATGACCGGGTCGCCGTCCCGCTTGCGCGCGAAAGCGGCGCCCGCGGCGATGGCCGGGCCGGAATCGCGCCGTGTGGGCTCGAGCAGAATGTCAGCCTCGACGCCGATCTCGGCGAGCTGTTCGGCGACGATGAAGCGATATTGGTTGTTGGTGATCACGATCGGCCGGCCGAAGACGGCCGGATCGGAAAGACGCTTCATCGTCTCCTGAAAGGTCGATGTCAGCCCGAGCAGCGGCAGGAACTGCTTGGGACGCCCCTCGCGCGAGGACGGCCACAGCCGCGTGCCGGCGCCGCCGCACATGATGAGGGGGATGATGGGGTCACGCATACTCATCGCCGACATTCAGGAGGCATCGCCCCGACCGACGCCAATATACTTCAATCCCTGCCTCGAAACCTCATCGGCCGGATAAATATTGCGCAAATCGACCAGAAGAGGCTGCCTCAACACCGACTTCAGCCTGCCCAGGTCAAGCGCGCGAAACTGCTCCCACTCCGTCACAATCACCACGACATCCGCATTCTCGGCACAGGAATATTCATTGTCGCAGAAAGTCACATTCTCCAGCAGATCCTTGGCCTGATGCCCGCCGGCGGGATCGTAAGCCCTGATGTCGGCGCCCATGTCCTGAAGGGCTCTGATCAGGGAAATCGACGGCGCCTCGCGCATGTCATCGGTATTGGGCTTGAAGGTCAATCCCAGGATGGCGATCCTTCGCCCGCGGACCGAGCCCTCCAGCGCTGCGCTGACCTTGCGCGCCATGGCGCGCTTGCGGATGTCGTTCACGGCCGCGGCCGCCTCCACAATACGCAGCGGCACTCCGTGGTCATGCCCCGTCTTGATCAACGCCTGCAGGTCCTTGGGAAAGCAAGACCCGCCAAATCCAGGGCCGGCATGTAAAAATTTGGAGCCGATGCGATTGTCCATGCCGATGCCGCGCGCGATCTGCCGGACGTCGGCCCCCGCCTGCTCACAGAGGTCGGCGATCTCGTTGATGAAGGAGATTTTGACGGCAAGAAACGCGTTGGCAGCATATTTGATGAGCTCGGCGTTGCGGCGGCTGGTAAAGAAAATCGGCGAAGCGTTCAGATAAAGCGGCCTATAAAGCTCCGACATCACCTTGCGCGCGCGCTCGTCATCGGTTCCGATGACAATGCGGTCGGGATGCTTGAAATCACGGATGGCCGCGCCCTCCCGCAAGAATTCCGGATTGGAGACAACAGCGAAATCGGCATCAGGGCGCAATTCGCGAAGAATGCGCTCGATCTCGTCTCCCGTCCCGACAGGGACCGTCGACTTGGTGACGACAACCGTAAAGCCGTGCAGAACCGGCGCGATCTGGCGGGCAGCTTCATACACATAGCTCAGGTCCGCATGTCCATCGCCGCGACGAGACGGCGTTCCAACCGCGAGCAGTATCACGTCGGGGTTTTGCTGGAGCTCCGAAAGGTCAGCGGTGAATGAGAGGCGCCCGGCGGACAAGTTGCGCGCGACGAGATCATCCAGTTCTGGCTCGTAAATTGGGATGTCCCCGCGGCGGAGCGCTGCAATCTTTTTCGGATCGGCGTCGATGCACGTCACCTGATGGCCGAAATCGGCAAAGCAGGCGCCGGAGACCAAGCCGACATAACCCGCCCCTATCATTGCAACATGCATCAATCATCCACCCGTCGGGAAATCGAAAGCATTACGCCTGACGTCCGGCATACTCCCGGTACCAGGATGCGAACCGGCGGATCCCATCCTCGATTGAGGTCGCCGGACGGAACCCGACGTCGCGCATCAGGTCATCCACATCCGCGTAGGTTTCCGGCACGTCACCCGGCTGCATCGGCAGAAGTTCAAATATCGCCTTGCGGCCAAGATTTTCCTCGAGCAGCCGCACGACCTTCATCAGCTCAACGGGCGCATTGTTGCCGATATTGTAAATGCGCCAGGGTGCTGCACTGCGTGCAGGGTTGGGATTGTCTCCCGACCACGCGGGATCGGCCGCCGCCGGCTTGTCCACCAGACGCACAATAGCTTCGACCACGTCATCTACGTAAGTGAAGTCGCGCCGCATGTTGCCATGGTTGAACAGCTGGATTGGGCGACTTTCCAGAATCGCCGAAGCAAAAATCCACATCGCCATATCAGGCCGGCCCCACGGACCGTAGACAGTAAAGAAGCGCAGCCCGGTCGTCGGCAACGCAAATAAATGCGCGTAGGAATGCGCCATCAGCTCATTGGCTTTCTTGCTCGCCGCATAAAGGCTGATCGGATGATCGACATTGTCCGATGTGCGGAATGGCAGCCTGGTGTTGGCCCCGTACACCGAGGACGATGAGGCGAAAAGAAGATGCCTGCAACCGTTGTGCCGGCAACCTTCAAGAACATTGATGAAGCCCTGTAAGTTAGCATCAACGTAGGCATGCGGATTGATAAGTGAATAGCGGACGCCGGCCTGTGCAGCGAGATGCACGACCTTGGCAAAGCGATGCGCTTTGAAAAGCGCGGCCACGGCTTCACGATCCGCCAAA from Pseudorhodoplanes sp. includes these protein-coding regions:
- a CDS encoding Gfo/Idh/MocA family oxidoreductase, with amino-acid sequence MTSQPKGGPGRPLRVGVIGVGIMGANHARVFAGLPDVQLVAVADPVQAQRDLVTRVLGTPAVESADELLGLDIDAVTIAAPTHLHHQMALKCIARGLHVLVEKPIASNVDEGREIITAARKAGVTLMVGHVERFNPAVKAIKDALTKEEILSVAITRVGPFPPRMSNVGVVIDLAVHDIDLIQYFTDSDIVDVQPQVSSAVAEREDIALLQFRTASGVLAHINTNWLTPFKARTVHVATRKKYLIGDLLTRQVTECFGFQPDGSYSMRHLSVGHDEPLRAELMGFVKAVREGKTPPVTGEQGVTSLGIAMRCLEGRQQSNVVPQRTLRAAG
- a CDS encoding UDP-glucose/GDP-mannose dehydrogenase family protein, producing MHVAMIGAGYVGLVSGACFADFGHQVTCIDADPKKIAALRRGDIPIYEPELDDLVARNLSAGRLSFTADLSELQQNPDVILLAVGTPSRRGDGHADLSYVYEAARQIAPVLHGFTVVVTKSTVPVGTGDEIERILRELRPDADFAVVSNPEFLREGAAIRDFKHPDRIVIGTDDERARKVMSELYRPLYLNASPIFFTSRRNAELIKYAANAFLAVKISFINEIADLCEQAGADVRQIARGIGMDNRIGSKFLHAGPGFGGSCFPKDLQALIKTGHDHGVPLRIVEAAAAVNDIRKRAMARKVSAALEGSVRGRRIAILGLTFKPNTDDMREAPSISLIRALQDMGADIRAYDPAGGHQAKDLLENVTFCDNEYSCAENADVVVIVTEWEQFRALDLGRLKSVLRQPLLVDLRNIYPADEVSRQGLKYIGVGRGDAS
- a CDS encoding transaldolase family protein; protein product: MAITLDTLKVKLFTDGADKAQIVEMAKNKWIAGFTTNPSLLKKAGVKDYEAYAREVVAAVPDRHISFEVFSDDIPEMVAQARVITTWGPNVFVKLPVMTTRKEPLFDAVRSLSQDGVKINLTAIFTADDAHRGVEALSGGAQACVSVFAGRLADLGIDYQPLVTDTVTRARKTANVEVIWASTREVYNVVEADRMGCHIITAPADVLKKLPALGTKTGADLTLDAVKAFREDALAAGLTLDLPGAVRAAE
- a CDS encoding mannose-1-phosphate guanylyltransferase/mannose-6-phosphate isomerase, with product MSMRDPIIPLIMCGGAGTRLWPSSREGRPKQFLPLLGLTSTFQETMKRLSDPAVFGRPIVITNNQYRFIVAEQLAEIGVEADILLEPTRRDSGPAIAAGAAFARKRDGDPVMMALAADHIVSDASAFVAACRTAAQSAAAGYIVTFGARPDRPATEYGYIRPGSAIAEDVFAVETFVEKPDLTTAETYIGQGYLWNSGNFVFRASMLLDEYRNVDAESVAAVETAVREAGSDLGFVTLNTAAFSGAKATSIDYAVMEKTKRAAVVPVSYGWSDVGSWHAVWELSQKDALGNASQGPAVFVDSRNSYVSSEKPLVALFGAENLVVVASEDAVLIANSEHTAEMKKLVQKLKEVAPSVTVDHIRMHRPWGNYQSLDIGGRYQVKRIVVKKGGRLSLQYHNHRAEHWVVVRGTARVTIGDQVKTLHENESIYIPIGTPHRLENPGKIDLELIEVQTGSYLGEDDIIRIEDDYRRS
- a CDS encoding NAD-dependent epimerase, yielding MTEPTLVTGAAGFIGFHVARRLLEQGRGVVGLDSMNAYYDPALKQARLAELSKLGAFEFVKLDLADREAVAALFKAHRFAKVVHLAAQAGVRYSLINPHAYVDANLQGFINVLEGCRHNGCRHLLFASSSSVYGANTRLPFRTSDNVDHPISLYAASKKANELMAHSYAHLFALPTTGLRFFTVYGPWGRPDMAMWIFASAILESRPIQLFNHGNMRRDFTYVDDVVEAIVRLVDKPAAADPAWSGDNPNPARSAAPWRIYNIGNNAPVELMKVVRLLEENLGRKAIFELLPMQPGDVPETYADVDDLMRDVGFRPATSIEDGIRRFASWYREYAGRQA